One window of Treponema denticola genomic DNA carries:
- a CDS encoding MATE family efflux transporter: protein MYKKNLDLTEGVIWKTLIIFTLPILAGNFFQHLYTAADAVIVGKFTGKEGLAAIDSVLSLLKLPINLFSGLSAGATIIISQLFGAKKIKELFSAIHTSIGLTLIAGISLSIIGVLISPLLLFMMGVPQDIFDMTLSYVRIYFAGMGVSLFYNIGSGILRAMGNSKTPFYALIVSSILNVILDLIFIGIFKRGIGGAALATVLSQLISAVIILFALTKKTGYCPLLLSKIKIDRFSSAKIARLGLPIGIQSAFFPIANMIIQATVNGTGTANIAAWALCGKLDFLIWILLEAMTSSIATFVAQNYGARKYERITGVVRIGLIMSGIIIGSVCVMLYFWNVPLGKLFINSKDYEVLIISEKLMHILAPFYTVFIFTEVFSAVIHATGETFKPMLIILLGVCASRIAWIFLFVPINPVIEMIVLAFPISWTLTSIIFIIYYPMYRKKLY from the coding sequence ATGTACAAAAAAAACTTGGATCTTACCGAAGGCGTAATTTGGAAAACTTTGATAATATTTACTCTTCCCATTTTGGCAGGAAACTTTTTTCAGCATTTATATACGGCAGCCGATGCCGTCATTGTGGGGAAGTTTACAGGCAAGGAAGGTCTTGCAGCCATTGATTCCGTTTTAAGTTTATTAAAACTGCCGATAAATCTTTTCAGCGGACTTTCGGCGGGAGCAACGATTATTATCTCTCAATTATTCGGTGCAAAAAAAATCAAGGAACTCTTTTCTGCAATCCACACTTCAATAGGCTTAACTCTTATTGCGGGCATAAGTCTTTCGATAATCGGAGTTCTTATTTCTCCCCTGCTTCTTTTTATGATGGGCGTTCCTCAAGATATTTTTGATATGACATTGAGCTATGTCAGAATTTATTTTGCGGGAATGGGAGTCTCTCTTTTTTATAATATAGGTTCGGGAATTTTGCGTGCAATGGGAAATTCCAAAACGCCCTTCTATGCCCTGATAGTTTCTTCAATATTAAACGTAATCTTAGACCTAATCTTTATAGGAATCTTTAAGCGGGGAATCGGGGGAGCAGCCCTTGCGACTGTGCTTTCACAGCTTATAAGTGCGGTAATAATTCTTTTTGCTCTCACCAAAAAAACGGGATACTGTCCCCTGCTTCTTAGCAAGATAAAAATTGACAGGTTTTCTTCTGCCAAGATTGCAAGGCTCGGACTTCCTATCGGCATACAGTCAGCCTTCTTCCCCATAGCCAATATGATAATTCAAGCGACGGTAAACGGTACGGGAACGGCCAACATTGCGGCTTGGGCTCTTTGCGGCAAGCTGGATTTTTTAATTTGGATTTTGCTTGAAGCCATGACCTCATCGATTGCAACCTTTGTTGCTCAAAATTACGGTGCAAGAAAATATGAGCGCATTACCGGAGTTGTGCGGATAGGACTTATTATGTCCGGCATCATAATAGGAAGTGTTTGTGTAATGCTTTATTTTTGGAATGTACCCTTAGGGAAACTTTTTATCAACTCAAAGGATTACGAGGTTCTTATAATAAGCGAAAAACTTATGCATATCCTTGCTCCCTTTTATACGGTCTTCATATTTACCGAAGTTTTTTCGGCAGTCATCCACGCAACCGGAGAAACTTTTAAGCCCATGTTAATAATCCTCCTCGGAGTTTGTGCCTCCCGCATTGCGTGGATATTTTTATTTGTTCCGATAAACCCTGTAATCGAAATGATTGTTCTGGCCTTCCCTATCTCGTGGACTTTGACAAGCATTATATTTATAATTTATTATCCAATGTATAGAAAAAAATTATACTGA
- a CDS encoding Rpn family recombination-promoting nuclease/putative transposase: protein MSTSNRKYKDSVFVDLFSEDEKAKENFLSLYNALHGTNLPLSSPVENIRLENVMYMNIINDVSCLVDGKIIVLAEHQSTINENMPLRFLEYIARLYEKLQAPTDRYLRKLLKIPTPEFYVFYNGKEDYPETTTLKLSDAFITKPESIPLELTVQVLNINTDKANKILTACKPLEEYSLFVEEVRNQTQLDPENGFTNAVKICIEKGILKEYLMRKSREVINMLVAEYDYDTDIAVQREESLRIGIQQGIQQGFSDGAYQKAIETARNLFRLGLSIENIAEATGLAKEEIESF, encoded by the coding sequence ATGAGTACTTCAAATAGAAAATATAAGGACTCGGTGTTTGTCGATTTGTTCAGTGAGGACGAAAAAGCAAAAGAAAATTTCTTGTCTCTTTACAACGCCTTGCACGGAACGAACCTTCCGCTTTCGTCTCCGGTAGAAAATATAAGGCTTGAAAATGTCATGTACATGAACATAATCAATGACGTCTCCTGTCTTGTAGATGGTAAAATTATCGTATTGGCTGAACATCAATCCACTATAAATGAAAACATGCCTTTGCGTTTTTTAGAATACATAGCTCGGCTCTACGAAAAACTGCAAGCTCCTACAGACAGATATTTAAGAAAGCTGTTAAAAATACCCACACCTGAATTCTACGTTTTCTATAACGGCAAGGAAGATTATCCTGAAACTACAACATTAAAGCTATCCGATGCATTTATCACAAAACCAGAATCAATTCCGCTGGAATTGACAGTGCAAGTCTTAAACATTAACACTGATAAGGCAAACAAAATCCTAACAGCGTGCAAACCGCTTGAAGAATACAGCCTCTTTGTTGAAGAGGTAAGAAATCAAACACAACTCGACCCAGAAAACGGCTTTACCAATGCGGTAAAGATATGTATAGAAAAAGGAATCTTAAAAGAATATTTAATGAGAAAATCACGGGAGGTAATAAACATGTTAGTAGCCGAATACGATTATGATACGGATATTGCAGTACAGAGAGAAGAAAGCCTAAGGATTGGCATACAGCAAGGAATACAACAAGGTTTTTCTGATGGGGCGTACCAAAAAGCCATCGAAACAGCAAGGAATTTATTCCGTTTAGGACTGTCAATTGAGAATATAGCAGAAGCTACAGGCCTTGCCAAAGAGGAAATTGAAAGCTTTTGA
- a CDS encoding formylglycine-generating enzyme family protein gives MKTNNKKAKAFTVKGAATLIIAAILALVFTACPNNAGGSGSGSGTPPAPPDVGSFEDTGDGFVTITPPANGIVGVDPDYPLPGNQDYWKGVFIKDRKVKLSPYKLGKTEVTYKLWKEVYDWAVKAENGYKFANAGVKGSDGTGNDEEQPVTSISWRDCIVWCNAYTEKTKGSETECVYRKSKTDTTVLKDATAKDGEKYICDAAYADMSKKGFRLPTEAEWEYAARWQGSDKTNAAQYGEVWLTKLNSASGAKADWNNADETEAVAWYSVNSGGKTHPVGKKRENVLGLYDMNGNVWEWCFDRYDNNPASNDAAYEQDDIVTDPQGAASGSNRVGRGGGWIYNTHYCCTVGDRGNSSPGHRNNFVGFRLAWRP, from the coding sequence ATGAAAACAAATAACAAGAAGGCAAAAGCCTTCACAGTTAAGGGAGCCGCGACGCTCATCATAGCCGCAATATTAGCACTGGTCTTTACAGCCTGTCCGAACAATGCAGGCGGAAGCGGTTCGGGCAGTGGCACACCGCCTGCGCCGCCCGATGTAGGCTCTTTTGAAGACACAGGCGACGGCTTTGTAACAATAACCCCGCCTGCAAACGGCATTGTAGGCGTTGACCCTGACTACCCCTTACCCGGAAATCAAGATTATTGGAAAGGCGTATTTATTAAAGACCGGAAGGTAAAATTAAGCCCCTACAAGCTCGGCAAAACAGAGGTAACATATAAACTTTGGAAAGAAGTTTACGACTGGGCGGTAAAAGCTGAAAACGGATACAAGTTTGCCAATGCAGGAGTAAAAGGCAGTGATGGAACCGGAAATGACGAAGAGCAGCCTGTAACGAGTATAAGCTGGCGGGACTGCATAGTGTGGTGTAATGCGTATACGGAAAAGACAAAAGGTTCCGAAACCGAATGCGTATACCGCAAAAGCAAAACCGATACTACGGTATTAAAAGACGCAACAGCGAAAGATGGGGAAAAATATATTTGCGATGCCGCCTATGCCGATATGAGTAAAAAAGGCTTTAGACTTCCGACAGAAGCCGAGTGGGAATATGCGGCTCGCTGGCAGGGAAGTGATAAAACAAATGCGGCACAATACGGGGAAGTATGGCTGACCAAATTAAACAGTGCAAGCGGAGCCAAAGCTGACTGGAATAATGCGGATGAGACAGAAGCGGTTGCGTGGTATAGTGTTAATTCAGGAGGAAAAACTCATCCGGTCGGAAAAAAGCGGGAGAATGTACTCGGCCTTTATGACATGAACGGAAATGTCTGGGAATGGTGTTTTGATAGGTATGATAATAACCCTGCATCAAACGATGCTGCTTATGAGCAAGACGATATTGTTACCGATCCTCAAGGTGCCGCATCAGGCTCTAACCGTGTTGGACGCGGCGGCGGCTGGATCTACAACACGCACTACTGCTGCACTGTAGGCGATCGGGGCAACTCCAGTCCTGGCCACAGGAACAACTTTGTTGGCTTCCGCCTGGCTTGGCGGCCTTGA